The following are encoded together in the Fusarium keratoplasticum isolate Fu6.1 chromosome 1, whole genome shotgun sequence genome:
- a CDS encoding Proteasome subunit beta — translation MDHRPQAWGRPRDDVYGAYDASYMGENGPKQNTQQPIVTGTSVIAVKFKDGVVMAADNLASYGSLARFTDVKRLRSFADSSVVGFSGDISDMQYLDRHLIELSLDEAYTSPDAPRLNAANLHRYLAKLLYRRRSKFDPLWNHLLVAGLDDDDKPFLAAADLLGSTYSSPSLATGFGAMLAQPIMRRHVPDEEAAQNLDKDGAVEIIKECMKVLFYRDARSLDSYSLAIVTKDGVEITNDLKLEAQSWAFAERIRGYGTQTV, via the exons ATGGATCACCGTCCGCAAGCTTGGGGTCGT CCCAGAGACGATGTCTATGGTGCTTATGATGCTTCCTACATGGGCGAGAACGGCCCCAAGCAAAACACCCAGCAGCCCATCGTCACTGGTACCTCCGTCATCGCcgtcaagttcaaggacGGCGTTGTCATGGCCGCCGACAATCTAG CTTCGTACGGATCTCTCGCCCGCTTCACCGACGTCAAGCGACTCCGCTCCTTCGCCGACTCGTCGGTCGTGGGCTTCAGCGGTGACATCTCCGATATGCAGTACCTCGACCGCCATCTCATCGAGCTCTCCCTCGATGAGGCCTACACCTCCCCTGACGCCCCGCGCCTCAACGCCGCCAACCTCCACCGCTACCTCGCCAAGCTTCTCTACCGTCGCCGCTCCAAGTTCGACCCTCTGTGGAACCACCTCCTCGtggctggcctcgacgacgacgacaagcccttcctcgccgccgccgacctTCTCGGCAGCACCTACAGCTCCCCCAGCTTGGCCACCGGCTTCGGCGCAATGCTCGCCCAGCCCATCATGCGCCGCCACGTCCccgatgaggaggctgctcagaacctcgacaaggacggaGCTGTCGAGATTATCAAGGAGTGTATGAAGGTGCTATTTTACCGCGACGCCCGCAGTCTGGACTCATACTCCTTGGCCATCGTCACCAAGGATGGTGTCGAGATTACCAATGACCTGAAGCTCGAGGCCCAGAGCTGGGCATTCGCCGAACGGATTAGAGGATACGGTACACAGACCGTCTAG
- a CDS encoding HMG box domain-containing protein, producing the protein MFTAVGRATARRIQAPSAHPAAAAQLLLRQAPATSALPIRAFSASAPAHLPAASDKKSKATAKKPAAKKKPAATTKKAAPVAKKTNGRPKKEVDPEENKKAEIRQLKKWALRDTPAALPHTKWAQFVADNKDVLKGSSGLGPHMAGLSSKFHSLSAAEISNLENIAAANREKNAANLKAWIRTHEPARIHIANQARRRLTKLTDKNYRVFEDDRLPKRPLSSYTNFTVENWPRLGGSDAIDGSKNISEAWKALSPSEKAVYEEKTAQASAKYEAEMEVIQARADAIKAEADPKSKK; encoded by the exons ATGTTCACCGCCGTCGGCAGGGCCACTGCCCGCCGCATCCAAGCACCATCTGCCCACCCCGCGGCCGCCGCCCAATTGCTCCTCCGCCAGGCCCCGGCAACCTCTGCGCTCCCCATCCgggccttctcagcctctgcTCCCGCCCACCTGCCCGCCGCGAGCGACAAGAAGTCCAAGGCtacggccaagaagcccgccgccaagaagaagcctgccgcgacgaccaagaaggccgcgCCCGTAGCCAAGAAGACCAACGGGAGacccaagaaggaggttgacCCCGAGGAGAATAAGAAGGCTGAGATCCGTCAGCTCAAGAAATGGGCTCTCAGGGACACACCCGCCGCGCTGCCTCACACCAAATGGGCCCAGTTCGTCGCTGACAACAAGGACGTGCTGAAGGGCTCTTCCGGCCTTGGTCCTCATATGGCTGGTCTTTCCAGCAAGTTTCACAGTCTCTCTGCTGCCGAGATTAGC AACCTTGAGAACATAGCTGCAGCCAACCGTGAGAAGAACGccgccaacctcaaggctTGGATCAGGACCCACGAGCCGGCGCGTATTCACATCGCGAACCAggcccgccgccgcctcaCCAAGCTTACAGACAAGAATTACAGAGTCTTTGAGGACGACCGCCTGCCCAAGAGGCCCCTGAGCTCCTACACCAACTTCACTGTCGAGAACTGGCCGCGTCTAGGTGGCAGCGACGCCATCGATGGTTCCAAGAATATCAGCGAGGCCTGGAAGGCCCTGAGCCCTTCCGAGAAAGCTGTCTACGAGGAGAAGACCGCCCAAGCCTCGGCCAAGTACGAAGCTGAGATGGAGGTCATCCAGGCGCGcgccgatgccatcaaggccgaggcggatcccaagagcaagaaatAG
- a CDS encoding Glutamine--fructose-6-phosphate transaminase — MCGIFGYINYLVEKDRKFILDTLINGLSRLEYRGYDSAGLAIDGDKKKEVLAFKEVGKVAKLKKLVDESDIDLEKIFDSHAGIAHTRWATHGPPSTINCHPHRSDPTWEFTVVHNGIITNYKELKTLLSAKGFKFETDTDTECIAKLTKYIHDQHPQIGFTDLAKAVIQELEGAYGLLIKSVHYPHEVIAARKGSPLVIGVKTQRRMKVDFVDVEYSDENAALPAEAAAQNVAIKKNDLLVPDAGLGAADKSLLHRSQSRAFMTDDGMPMPTEFFLSSDPSAIVEHTKKVMYLEDDDIAHIHEGSLNIHRLKKADGSSNVRTIQTLELELQEIMKGKFDHFMQKEIFEQPESVVNTMRGRLDIANKTVTLGGLRSYISTIRRCRRIIFIACGTSYHSCMAVRGIFEELAEIPIAVELASDFLDRQAPVFRDDTCVFVSQSGETADSLMALRYCLERGALTVGIVNVVGSSISLLTHCGVHVNAGPEIGVASTKAYTSQFIAMVMFALSLSEDRASKKARREEIMEGLANVSGQIKSILELDSSIKALCEKTFKDQKSLLLLGRGSQFSTALEGALKIKEISYLHCEAVMSGELKHGVLALVDENLPIIMILTRDDLFKKSLNAYQQVIARGGKPIVICNPDDEEFKASEAEKIEIPKTVDVLQGLLNVIPLQLIAYWLAVLEGLNVDFPRNLAKSVTVE; from the exons ATGTG TGGCATTTTTGGATACATCAACTACTTGGTGGAAAAGGACCGCaagttcatcctcgacacTCTGATCAACG GTCTGTCCCGTCTCGAGTATCGAGGATATGACTCGGCCGGTCTAGCCATCGAtggcgacaagaagaaggaggttcTGGCCTTCAAGGAGGTTGGCAAGGttgccaagctcaagaagctcgtcgaTGAGTCGGAcatcgacctcgagaagatcTTTGATTCACACGCCGGTATTGCCCACACCCGATGGGCCACCCACGGTCCTCCCTCCACCATCAACTGCCACCCTCACCG ATCCGACCCCACCTGGGAGTTCACCGTCGTCCACAACGGTATCATCACCAACTACAAGGAGCTGAAGACCCTCCTCTCGGCCAAGGGCTTCAAGTTCGAGACTGACACCGACACCGAGTGCATtgccaagctcaccaagTACATCCACGACCAGCACCCCCAGATCGGCTTCACcgacctggccaaggctgtcatCCAGGAGCTCGAGGGAGCTTACGGTCTTCTCATCAAGTCCGTCCACTACCCCCATGAGGTCATTGCCGCCCGCAAGGGTTCTCCCCTTGTCATTGGTGTCAAGACCCAGCGCCGCATGAAGGTCGACTTTGTCGATGTCGAGTACTCCGATGAGAACGCTGCCCTCCCCGCTGAGGCTGCCGCCCAGAACGTCGCTATCAAGAAGAACGATCTTCTTGTCCCTGATGCCGGCCTTGGCGCCGCTGACAAGTCTCTTCTGCACCGATCTCAGTCTCGTGCCTTCATGACCGATGATGGCATGCCCATGCCCACTGagttcttcctctcctctgaCCCCTCGGCCATCGTCGAGCACACCAAGAAGGTTATGTaccttgaggatgacgataTTGCCCACATCCACGAGGGCTCCCTCAACATTCACCgtctcaagaaggccgatgGTAGCTCCAACGTCCGAACCATCCAGACCCTGGAGCTCGAGCTTCAGGAGATCATGAAGGGCAAGTTCGACCACTTCATGCAGAAGGAGATTTTCGAGCAGCCCGAGTCGGTGGTCAACACTATGCGTGGTCGCCTCGACATCGCCAACAAGACCGTCACCCTCGGTGGTCTTCGCTCTTACATCTCTACCATCCGCCGATGCCGCCGCATCATTTTCATTGCTTGCGGTACTAGCTACCACTCTTGCATGGCTGTCCGCGGTatctttgaggagcttgctgAGATCCCTATCGCCGTTGAGCTGGCTTCGGATTTCCTTGATCGACAGGCCCCCGTCTTCCGTGACGACACCTGCGTCTTCGTCTCCCAGTCTGGTGAGACTGCTGACTCCCTGATGGCCCTCCGTTACTGCTTGGAGCGTGGTGCCCTGACCGTCGGTATTGTCAACGTTGTCGgttcctccatctctctccTCACCCACTGCGGTGTCCACGTCAACGCCGGCCCTGAGATCGGTGTCGCCTCCACCAAGGCCTACACATCTCAGTTCATCGCTATGGTCATGTTCGCTCTGTCTCTTAGTGAGGACCGCGCGTCCAAGAAGGCCCGTCGCGAGGAGATCATGGAGGGTCTCGCCAACGTCTCGGGTCAGATCAAGTCgatcctcgagcttgactcGTCCATCAAGGCTCTGTGCGAGAAGACCTTCAAGGATCAGaagtctcttcttcttctcggccgcGGCAGCCAGTTCTCCACTGCCCTTGAGGGTGCCCTGAAGATCAAGGAAATCTCATACCTCCACTGCGAGGCCGTCATGTCTGGTGAGCTGAAGCACGGTGTGCTGGCTCTGGTTGACGAGAAcctccccatcatcatgatcctCACCCGCGACGACCTCTTCAAGAAGTCGCTCAACGCCTACCAGCAGGTCATTGCTCGTGGTGGCAAGCCCATTGTCATCTGCAaccccgacgacgaggagttCAAGGCctccgaggctgagaagattGAGATCCCCAAGACTGTTGACGTCCTCCAGGGTCTCCTCAACGTCATCCCCCTGCAGCTCATCGCCTACTGGCTGGCCGTGCTCGAGGGTCTCAACGTCGACTTCCCTCGCAACCTGGCCAAGTCGGTCACTGTCGAGTAA